GACGAGGGTCGCCGTGCAGGAGATCCAGCGGGATCTCGTCTCCTGGGACTACGGTCCGCCGCCGGTCGAAGAGGTGCCGCCCTCCGAGGCACCTTCCGCCGAACCGCCCGCCGAGATCTGATTCCGCGACCCGAGGCTCCGGCACGTGCGGGTTCTGCTCGGCATCGGAGGCGGCATCGCCGCTTTCAAGGCGCCGGAGATCGTCCGCCGCCTGCGGGAGCGAGGGCACGAGGTACGGTGCGCTCCGACGCGCGCCGCCGCCTCGTTCGTGGCGCCCCTGACGCTCGAAGTGCTTTCGGGCCATCCCCTGCTTACCGAGGCCTATCTCGAGGCGGGAGGGGATGGTGCGGAAGAGCACATCGAGGCCGCTCGATGGGCGGAGTTGGCGATCCTCGCGCCCGCCACGGCGCATCTTCTCGCCCGACTCGCCCTGGGACTTGCCGATGACGTGCTGACCACCACGCTCTTGGCGTTCGAGGGCCCTGTGGTCGCCGCACCGGCGATGCATGCGGCGATGTGGAGCAAGTCGGTGGTCGGCGAGCACGTCGAGCGCCTGCGGAATCGTGGATTCACCCTCGTGGGACCGGTCCGCGGTCCCCTGGCTTCCGGCGAAGTCGGCTGGGGGCGCATGGCGGATCCCGAGGCGATCGTCGATGCGGCGGAGAAGGTTCTGCGCCCGCGCGATTTCGCCGGCCGGCGCGTCTTGATTACCGCTGGCCCGACCTACGAGCCGATCGACCCCGTGCGCTTCGTCGGGAATCGATCGAGCGGGAAGATGGGCTTCGCCCTTGCCGCCGAGGCGATCGCCCGGGGAGCCCAGGTCGACCTGGTCGCCGGACCGGTGTCCCTGCCGACCCCGAACGGGGTGACGCGCCTCGATGTCGAGACGGCCGCCGAGATGGCGGCCGCCGTGGCGGAGCGCGCGCCGAAGGCCGACGTGGTCATCATGGCTGCGGCGGTGGCCGATTTTCGTCCGGCGAAAGCCGCGGCCGTCAAGATCAAGAAGCGCGACGGCGATCCCGAGCCGC
This genomic window from Holophagales bacterium contains:
- the coaBC gene encoding bifunctional phosphopantothenoylcysteine decarboxylase/phosphopantothenate--cysteine ligase CoaBC translates to MRVLLGIGGGIAAFKAPEIVRRLRERGHEVRCAPTRAAASFVAPLTLEVLSGHPLLTEAYLEAGGDGAEEHIEAARWAELAILAPATAHLLARLALGLADDVLTTTLLAFEGPVVAAPAMHAAMWSKSVVGEHVERLRNRGFTLVGPVRGPLASGEVGWGRMADPEAIVDAAEKVLRPRDFAGRRVLITAGPTYEPIDPVRFVGNRSSGKMGFALAAEAIARGAQVDLVAGPVSLPTPNGVTRLDVETAAEMAAAVAERAPKADVVIMAAAVADFRPAKAAAVKIKKRDGDPEPLALVRNPDILASLADLAPQAVRVGFAAETGNLEQEGPVKLQAKRARLLVANDVSRPDIGFGSESNEVTIFRASGSPIRVPRRSKAEVARVILDLVNQELAPREDSPRTGAG
- the rpoZ gene encoding DNA-directed RNA polymerase subunit omega; its protein translation is MDRIPERIDSTFRFVLLAARRAEQLIQGAPAKVEQTHAKPTRVAVQEIQRDLVSWDYGPPPVEEVPPSEAPSAEPPAEI